ACGAGGCAGCAGGGGCATTTTTAGGTGCTGAAAGAAAACAGTAAATGAGACAATAGCATTATCAAGGTATAATGCTAAGTGAATTGTCTATCAATTGTCTTGATATATACTTACAGACAATATGAGAACCAGATCCATTCACCACTATTTTGGCTCTTCCATCTTTAACTAAGAACGAAAGGGCAAATAAATTCTCGACAGTCTGTGCAAATGAACTTCTATTCAAGATCAAACTTTCAAGCTTCACTTGTctctttctccttaaaatttcaAACATCACTGCCATATTCCTGTCAGTATCAGTTTTCTCTTCAGCACCAGTTTCATCAACCTGTAGAAAACGACAATAACTCTTTGTCAACAATGGTTGTTAAAAGAGTATATAGACACAATACAAATTATGATTGCTAAGCTTATGGTACCAAATAGTAAACATTCAACCACACAACGCTAAACACTGCACATCAGGATACACGTTTCATTTACTTCCACAACATCTCTAACCATCAATTAATAGAAACCAAACAAGAAAGGGAAGTTTGAATATTCCCAAAAGATAGGGTGTGAATAACTCAAAAACACACCATCTCCATGAGATATGGCTATTACCAAGTAACTCAGCTCCAAATTATACACCTTCCTGATCATGCGTTCACTTAAAAATTAGTGTATTCCGTTAAATTCAGCAAGATTTTAACGGAAGTTTATACTGAATCAAATTATTGTAGTTAAATGAAGAAAACAAATCAAACCAAACTCTCTGTAAGCCACAACAAATTGAATACAGTTCTGTTTCATTATTCAGTTTTTAGACTTAAAAATAGTTAAGAGTTCGATAATATAATTCACCTAGTGACACAAAGAataaatactatttttatttcataaaaaaaaaaaagattaacaaAAGTCAAGTTGGTTAGGTTAGGCATGGCATGAACATATTTCAGTTTTTAATAACAAGAACTTTAAAGTGAACTGAATAGTTTTAtcataacttgaaaaaaaaattttaaactaagagaccaaaaaacaaaatgaaacgaGCACAATGATTTTATTGAGATTCTTCAACTATATTTCACAACCCTAAATGATGCCTAAAAACTAAAGACCAGAGAACACACTTCACCTCATCAGGCCGAGTAGTATCAGTTGGTCTGACAGCACGCTTTCTAGTAACCATAGGCTTCCGTTGCTTTAACTCATTACTCATAGGTCCAAGCCTAAAGATCAGCACAAAGCAAAACAATTCAGCAAGAATCCAACAATCCTTAACACCCAACCCATTAAAGAccaaaaagaaaactcaaaacagTATCTATAAAAGAACTAACTATAAAAGAACTAACATAGTGCAAATTCCTTTGCAGGTTCTAAAGAATGGCGAAACAGCCACCCCAATTTCTTTCCAATCAATCGATATCTGCTCATTTTCTTGTGTTTCAAGGCTCCTGGTGGATTTCCCAAACTCCCTAATTAAACAATTGACGAAGTCTGCTAGGCTGATTCCTTCACAAGAGATGGACTTAACAGAAGTTGCCAATGTATTGGCTAAGTCTAACAATGCCTCCGCATCGGCTACTTGTTCACGTGGCTTCGACACTACAAGCACGAAAAAGAGAAGCACCAAAATTaattacaataatatatatatttctttatgaCCAATGTGAGTCTATCAGCAACACTTTTGCAGATTAAATTCTTTCGACTTTTCCacataaaaaaaaatgaacaaagacTACTaagttaattaaactaaaatctaGAAAATCTCAAACAAATTCAACGAATCAACGCTTAACGGACTTCCTTTAAGAAGTTAAAAGAAATGTGATAATTTATGAAaatgttcaaaaattaaaaagcTATTCAAGAACAACAAAATGAGACATAACAAGTATACAAATTCTCTAAAACTTAAAGGAAAAGCATAGGGAAACCTTGTTGATGTAAGTTGTCGACTTCATTAATgatgatgttaaatttattagaaTCCACGTTCGATATTTCATCCCTTGCATCTGCACCGCcaaaaattcaagttagaaaaagcaaaaaaaaattagctaaaatctggaaagaaaattaaaacaaaaaaaataacttgTGAAAGGAGATTAAATTGCTTttaggaaaagaagaagaagaaaaaaaagaataaccGTTTATTTTGGTCATCACGGCAAGGTATTTGGAGCGAAGAACCCTCCTATCTGCCACATCCTCTTCTTGATTCGGTTGATTCGACTCAACATCCGCCGACTCATCTCGGGCAACTCCCGCCACCTTGGCTCGAACCGGTTCAGCAGCTGCATCGCCCTTATCTGTTTGCTTTTCTTTCTTCACATTTCTCCTCATAATTTCAAAGAATTTGAGtcttaaaagaagaaaaaactaaCGAACAGACCAAAACCCTAGacaaataaattaccaacggAAGAAGATTTTCTAAATCAacagtaaaaagaaaaaacagagagaaagagaggggAAAAAAAGAACTGAAAATGATTAcagtttaaaacattttaatttctccCTCCCATTCTTTCTTTTCGATACTCACTTTCCCGCTACTAATTTTTCAGTactctcttatatatatatatcaacatgGCTTCGGCTTTGGGCACCAAATTGATGGACCAAGGTTTCTGAGTGGTCTCATCTTGCCCCGGTCATagttaatgtaaaataaaaaaatctataaattatcattttttacattttttaagttaCTCAAAATTTTCAATCACCTGTATTTTCTTTTTACAGTGCAAGTATTACAAAATTGAATGTCAGAATGTCATTAACGggatttaaatgttaatttttaaaatgtaatttttttaggttttaggagttattttttaattttcaataacttttaaactattttcatatgttaattttaattaaaagttattttaaattttattatggtaGATCATAATATGAATAAAGATAAATATGCTAGTTATCAAAGTATTGTCAACTCTACTTCATACAATGTGAGACTATCTATTAAACTAATAATCAGTAAACAATAAGCATGAGCACTACCAATTCTATTTGGTACAATATAAGACAACTCATTATACCAACAACTAATAAGAAACAAGCTTAGGACCAAATATATCATCACCTGATATTATCCCTatgttatctttttttatttttttatctaattcgctaaattagtacattttatctTCATAACTATGAATTTTCAACTAAATTATTGGAGAGAGATTTCACTATTAACTTATTTTGTTACATTTACAAATCTTGCTATCTTCCAAGTTCCTTGCCAATTTAGGGTGGTTTAGATAAACGGTGTGTTTACTTGCGGTTAATGTAAAAATAACGATGATAATGAGATTTGATACTGTAACtgagataaaaagtaagttaaacgcacAACACCGCACTTCGTCGTCCATCCAAATCCACCATTAATTTCATTCTGATACAAAAAACACATTAACACATTGAATGTTCTTAAGGTAACTTTCACTCCAAATTCATTACACATTGATGTTTGGTTAGTTTTGTCAATTGAATCTTTATTTTTTCAGCGAGAGGTAAAAATGATCTAATTCCATTTCACAATATTAACTTGTGCTAAGTTCCATTTTATACTTAGAGTTGTCTATAGATCGAGTTGCTcgaaaaataaaaggatttgaGAAAAATATAGGTCTAGAAAAAAAGTTTAGGCAAAAAAAAGTTCCTTTAGAAAATGGATTGGGTCTCAAGTAAGTTTTTTGGCCTAGGTCCAATCTAGTTCaaatctttaataaaaaaactctAGTTGTTTTTTCATGTTTTGCTGATGTTTTCTACTTTTTTTGCCACTGTTTTGTTATCATTTCAGTATTatgttattactattttatttttaatatttagatattatataacaattattttattattaaatttactattattttagagacatttgcttgttaagttttAGTATTTTGAGTGTCATTggtgtattatattttaaaattatttatataaaaaataaaaattacaaaaaattaatacTGGCCAAGCCTagattttaacaattttatttaggTTGAATTTGAACAAAAATTTAAACCTATTTCTCTTGCTGGGACGGGCCTAACAATCgaacttaaatttttattagacCAAACTAAACTTGGCCCGACCGGTAGACAACTCTTTAATAAATctaggcttaattttttttttatttttttaactttatataaatttttaaattttttttaactttatagtTCCATCTAATTTTAACTTCACTACAATTAATTTCCTGTGTCATCTTTTAGGTCGTAAACAtgaaatttatgtaaaaaaatcaaaatttgttatTAATCATCGTATTGTGCTTatgtttttcatttaattatttttagttatcatattttaaaatataaaattttaatcacgactaattaaattttattattatattttttataaaaaaaaccacCTCATTATTATTAGAAagataaaaatattggaaataaccaaaacaatttccacCTCAACAGTTTCCAATCAAAGcaactaaaaaattaatattctaaaattttaataaaaataaataataatgttaatagttaaatatgaattttaaaatataattaaaaatataaatataaaaaccaaATTCCAATATTTCAAACAACATGTTTTAACTAAGAATTAAATTCCCCACTTTTCTCATCAAACTTCCAATATCCCGTGGGCCGTTTTTTCCTTTACCTTCTTTCGAAAGTTAAAAACACAAACACGCATTTACATAGCATCTTTTCGTTTCATTTTCTTCCCGGATTCAATTCACCATCAACCTTTCCCTTGAGCTCTCTCCAAGAATGTCAAACTACACAGTGGAACGCATCAAAGTTGTAACTCCTGATAAAGTGGAACTGATGCCAAAAGTTTTTAAACCTAATGAAGAGATCAAAGACAACTTAGTGGTAGTCCTTGTCCATCCCTACTCGATCCTGGGTGGGCGTCAGGCTCTTTTGAAGGGGATTGCTTCTGGATTAGCTGAAAATGGTCATAGGGCTGTTACTTTTGATATGAGGGGAGTTGGAGAGTCCACTGGAAGAGCTTCTCTTACAGGTTTTGCTGAAGTCAAGGATGTTATTGCTGTCTGCAATTGGGTTTCTGAACATCTTGATTCTCACAGAATCCTGTTGGTGGGTTCTTCTGCAGGTATGTTATaattattctctctctctctctctctttctctctctctctctctctctctctctctctctctctcttcttttcTGCAAATATCTTTGATTTGGGCGTGAAAAATTATTATTAGGTTCTGGGTAGTGTTTAGAATCCTTTGTTTAAAACTCAGATCTCATTCATGATTTACTTCGAAAAGGAAGAAGGttaaaataaaatgcaacttCTTTCTAGCATTGAAAGGGATGTTGATTGGTAAAGTTCTGTTTCTGTGATTACAAGAGGGTTAAAACGATCTCAGTGTTATTTGTTGACAAAAACTTTCATTCAGGGTCACTTCTGAGCTTCTTTAGGAAAATAATGTTTTCAGACTTTATGATCAGTATCTAAAAAATCTCTGGATATGTAGATCAGTACTCTAAATGCTGGAGGTTGTTTTAGGAATTTTATTGTTGTTTCTAAAGCTCAAAATTACATATGAGCTTTGATGCAGTATGatctataaattttgatttggtctAGTTATGCAAAAGATTATGAAAAttgtttattttcatatatgaagttgcataaaattaaaatttttgtataaaattacatattaaatcaaaattcataattttaggaTTTATCTCTTTTTCCATTTGGTTTTTGGAGAAGCGTGAGTTTCACTAAtactattaaatcaaaatttatgtataaaattactcGTTTATTATATAAGTTGGACTGAATTTTTTCCCAGTGATAGATATGGTATTGGATGTGTAGTTTTTCTTCCTAGTATTCACTAATACTAGGTTTGGTATAAGTATTGTTTTTTCCATATGTTTTAGTACATAAGTTAGCAATAAACTAATtatatttggttatttttagcCACTAACATGGCTTGTCGGTGGCAAACAAGAGGAaaattgtttgcttatattttttACTAGAGGTTTTTTTTGtatctttttaatttcaagtttaaatttttacttattattctttattttatgtctaactatTTTAACGTACTTATTAAATAAGCTTTGTCTTCGTACTCATCATCATTTATTATTTGCATTGTGTGTTTTTAGGGGCGCCAATTGCGGGGTCTGCAGTTGATCAAATCGGGCAAGTTGTGGGGTACGTAAGTTTGGGGTACCCTTTTGGCATGATGGCCTCCATCCTTTTTGGAAGACACCACAAAGCCATCCTCCAATCCTCAAAACCCAAACTCTTCGTCATGGGAACTCGGGATGGATTTACCAGTGTCAAGCAGCTCAACAAGAAGCTTAGTTCCGCAGCCGGGCGCAATGAAATATATTTAATGGAAGGAGTTAGCCACTTTGAAATGGAAGGCCCTGCTTATGATGCTGAGATGGTGAAGCTTATCCTTAAGTTCATTTCCTCATTGTAAGACATGTAGCCACTTCTTTAAAAAGATTAGTGCTCGATGAATTGCTATTAAATTTACTTCCTTAAGCTCTGTTGTTGTTTGTAGAAAAAGATGccaattttatgtgataatatATAATGTTATTTTGTGCAATTTGCGGGAAATTAGACCTTCGGTTTCCATCCTGTCTGTCAAAGTGAAAAAAAGAACATTGAGTTCCACTGAACTTGGCTGCAAacaaaatgaatataataaacTTTTTACATAGTCAGCACTCAGGGATATCACcagtaatatattttaaaactttatacAAAGCATTTACCTAGACTACGTTTAGATTAAAGTTACAATACCCTGCTAAGATTAGGAACCAAAGAAATGGCCATTACAAAAAGTTCTTCATTCAGTCACTGCTAAGGCCACGGCTACAGCTATTTATACTGGATATACTAAGCTGGTTATTCGCTACCCAGAACCTACGCTCGTCATTTGATTGCGCCATCAGACCCTTCAATTATTCTACCCTCACCCATCTCATCATTGTACTGCCGTTTTCTCCATGCTCTTTCTTGATCCATTGACTGTCCTTGTGAGAACGGATGCTCTCCATCTGCTTTGAAGccaatcaaataaatatataaatataaataatggcAGCCTCTTAACTGCTTTCAGCCATATAACTTATTATTTGAGATAAATATCTCCCTCGGAATTGGTGGCATTTCCATATGTAATATAATACTGCAAGTATGTACTCATCTTGCTACTGTTGATGTTGCAGGTAGAGCAGTTACTTGACAAGTTAAATAATGTGGCAGCAGGCTTAAGACAGAAGCTATGCCATACAAGTTAATTTGAACCAGTACTTTCATTCTTATGCAAACTGGAATGGCCAGGACAAGTGGACAGCATTTAATCAAATGAAAACTCGTACAATCTTGTGACAGGTAAACAGAACATCCAAAAGCTACAAATAAATTGTACAACAAAAGATGGAGCATCCATATTTTAACTAATCTACGACATAATTATATGTAATTAGTTATTACCACTTTCACCGTCAGATGCACCTTCAAGTCTCGCAATTGCATCAACTAGGGCTTGTTCATGCTCCTGTAATGACAAATATCCATGGTGATTGCTGCTGCAATAGCTAATATGGAACAATGCAACGTCATTAGAAGACAATACTTACTTTCAGcactttctttgctttctcaattTCTATGGAATCAGGGTGGCTTGCACCAAAAACTTTTTCCACCTGTTCAACATTTCCACAATTAGGAAGTACACACCACATCTGACAGTTGCAGTTTATTAGATGATCTTCCAGTAGCAATTATACCTCCTTAATTAGAGTATCTGTATGAAGTATCTCAATATCCGCCAAAACCTTTTTTCCAACACCATTTTGCATCAAAGGAAAATCTTTTTTAGCCTGACCCTTTAAACTCCCCCTACCTCTTCCAGCTCCAGCCACCCCACCACCGCAAGCCATGGACTTCTTAATCCCACGGCCTGGACCAGGGTGGCCACCTCTACGGGATATTCCAGGATCATCACCTTCCCATCTAATATCTTCAGGAGATATCTATCATTATATTTATAAGAAATCAGTGTGTGGCATGAAAGCATAAGTAACAAAAAGAGCAGCATTgttacaaatgacaaaattaccaGTTCACTATGCTTGAGCAAAGTTATGTATGGCGATCAGAAGTACAATAGTTAAAAATGTGGACTCTTATAATTGATGAATAACCCTAACAAGTTTGAAAGAATGGAAGTAGTGGGAGAAAGTTGTCAAGATATACAGACATGAACCTTGAATTCAGTTAATATATTGATCAACAATGAGGAATTATATTACTCTATCACATTACCCTTGTCATATTAGACATATCAGAGTAAAAAGGGAGCCTCCTAAATCTCATAATTCCTAGACATATACTGCttgaaaattcatgaaaattatatttatcacTGGCAATATACTGTAACCTTATGAGATGTAAACCCTATCTAGAGAAGAATATGGTTCAAGATAGAGGGCTAGACCATGCACATAAATTCTGCAGCGTATGATGAATGACATAAAAGTTCTTGAGGCACATATGCTACAAGCTTAAAAGTTGATTTTGGTAAAAAATGGTATACAACATACTAATGGAAGGTAAATCAAGCTGTACAAAGTAACAATTATACCTCTTTGAGATTGACCCATTCCCAGGTTTCATCTGCAGTATTTATATCATAAACCAAAGCATGCCGCCCCTACCAACATAGAAACATAGGATTACAGCTCCATTAGTTAACAGCTTATTGTATAATCAACTAAGAAACATACCTCAACTGAGTTATAGTCTGTTATAACAGCCTCATAGAAATGATTGTCTTCAGGCCACCTTGTCCAAACTTTCCTTCCAATTAATGGATCATATGGTGCAGCTTCAGCACGTACATTTGCAGCAAATGCTCCTGTTGAGGTACGATTAGGAGCCTGGGGCTTTCCAGGAAGGCCTCTGGAAGGATGCTGCATCAACTTCGTTGGGGATGCAGCAAAACAACAGacataaataaaagatgaaaagaacaCGCATATCCCATTCATTATATCTTCTAAGTATCTTAAAATGAATTAACTCACAGATTTTGACTTCTTGCTATTTGCTCCTGGCATAGGACCTCGTCTTGAGGCTGATGAAGATGGTTGCATAGATGGATGCAATGCAGGAGATGGTGCACCCATGGATAATGAAGCTACTGAATGTGATGTTTTCATTTTCTTGCGTGATCCTGATACTGAAGGACTAGGTACAGGGTCAAGCATAGGCTGACTTGTACTAAGCATTCCAGGCTGGAGGCCACTTCCCGTTCTCCATTCCCTAACAGCAATGAAAGATCATAGTTCCCATTAAAAAGGAGAGATAACCAGAAGTCATTATATGATAAAAGCTGCTCATAGGAGCATGGCACAGTATATCAGACCTTATCCTCCGAAGCATGTCATCAGCATTAACCCTCAATAGAAGCTCCCTATGTTCCTCATCTGATACTCTCAACTCCTTTCTTAGTTCAGTAATTAAACTTTCCTTCTCCTGAGGGGTAAAACACATTTGGTTTAAGTACCGTTATAACCTGCTTTACATGATTTTTATGGGATAAttcattgataattttttttgacaaatACCCAAGTTAAAGCATCAGATTGAGCTTTGAAGGCCCGCAAGATCGAACAGTATGCTTCCTGCTCAATGAGATGGATTTGTGTTTCCATGTCACCATGCATTCTAGGCAAAGGAGCAGAGCCTATAACTGCTGATCTTCCATTCCCAGCAGCAGTACGACCCCCTCTTTGAAACCTGTTCTGATGTGAAGGAGGGAGGTCATCATCTGTTCCTGCAAGGGTTCAGAAGTGATAACAAAATCATTTACAAAactgattaaaaagaaaaaggctgATTAGAGGTTATACTGTTTCCTACAGTTACCAGCAGTTATATTGTTTCTTCAAGCCACCCATTAAAAACATTACAGAACACTTCCTAGCAATGTACAAGTTTCATGAACCCCAAAATTTCACTCAAGATAAAAAAGGAAGCAGGTAACTTTATCATCAATTAACCAAGCTGGAAAAAATGTTCTCTCCCAtcttaaaatcatcaaatttaCAGGGACAAAAGGGAACTTGAAACGAAATGTTTAACTCAACTCACCACTGCTATCAGAAAGCCCATAGTCCATGAAGATCCTTCAAAATCAATCTTAAGAAAAGTCTATGAAAATGATCTGAACCAACAGAAGCAAACTGATAAGTTGTTAAGAAAGACAAGGTACAACTACCTGGAAACAATAAATAATACAATGAATGCATAAACTTCAGCTAAAATGTGAACTTCAATCAACTAAACTAGCTATAACCTTgctaatctattttttattttgctacaATAATCTAGATCGATGGATTTGTCAAAATACACCATAGCTGAACCCAAAAACCTCTAAACATCAAGCACAGTTGgtaccaaatatatataataagcatggAAATTCAATTGCAACCTATTGCTGCAAACCAGTACGAAACTAATGACTTTAAAACAACGTTACAGAGTTTTTGGTCTTTGACAAGTGAAATTTTGTGATTTGGTTTCTTGGCTAGAGAAATTTGTCTTACTTAGAACTCCTAATTATGCATCAAAATGCCAATTAAGAGGAACCACTTGTCACTTTCGATACTTGCTTTTtgcttatatataatatatgcacGTTTGAATACAAAGgcaaataatattttgaaaatttaaaatttttattcttttttaagaAAGAAAATACGTGATATTTTAACGCTCAAATAAAACATTTATGTTAGAATTGTCGTTGTACTTTTTTCACTTGTTGATTTCTGGAACAATTATGATTTTGCTTTTACTATTTACTTTTACAGTTTACTACAAAACAACGTGCTTTGACGAAACAAAAGGCTAATTTCAAAAAGCAATATCATAAATATAATAGAAACATCAATTCAACTATTCAAGCAATTTcgttaaaaaaaccctaattcccaaaggCACGatcataaataagaaaataatgcaAAGCTACGAACTATCGATTCTAAATTAAGCTTCACGAGTTTTAAACCAGTCTCGCCGCTTTAAAATCAAACTGGAAACATATAGTAAAATCAATTTTAAGTCAAGTTCATCAAAGAAAAACCCTAAATTCACAGTATTAAGCTCCTAAAGTTACTCAAATAAAATCAAGAAATCTAACAAGCTAACCTTGCCCGTCAAACCCCCTCCCATTCTGAGGATCGAAAGCCAATTATTTCAGCGAAATTCTTCAAATTTGAACCAAAAGTTCAATTCTGGTCGGCTTTGAGATCAATAAAACCCAACCAAACTCTTCCACAGTCTTACTCCGAGCAGCTCCAATATGAAAAAGGACGATGCTTTCCAACAAATTTATCGTACTCCAAGCAAAAAGAGAATAAAATATAAGATACCAAAAGGGACAACAGTTGTTTTCCAATATTTCGAATTCAGATTGAAATTTGAAGGGAGAAATTGAGATTTAGAGGGATTAATGGGAGAAATGGAGATGGGAATAAGAGATAAAATTATGATTAAGCACGTGAATTTTTGTGAGTATATTTGGTTGGGATCGCGGGAGAGTGTGCTTGAGAGAGCATAGAGAAAGAACACGGACTTGAAATCTGTTTTTAATTTAAAGTCGTTAATTTTTATTCAGTTTTAGTTCCGCTCTCCACGCACATACTGCATGCCGTTTTGGTTAATTGACGATTCTTTTCTCTTCGTTATCTCTCAAATACAAATTTTGGTCTttgtacatttaaaaaaaaagtcaacttatgtatttatattaaatatatgattGAGTTCACTTATTAGTAGATGTGTTTATAGGTTGGCTTTGGTTGGtctatgatattattttatattgCCTAAATTTGGCTTGCCCTTATATttgagcttaaaattttacttaaatctgtccatatttataaaagattaattttattttattttatacttgtccatgttattttttatttttaaatatttatattatattattttaatatttaataatttcatatattttttatttattaaaaatttttataatcaTCTTaacttttttaatgtttacattagagtagtattatatatttagtataaatttttttaatgtcttctaaaatatataatatataaaaataatataatataaaatattataaatttaaaatgggTCAAGCCGGGCTAGACTTAGGCCCTGAATGTTAAGcccaactcatattttaaacggaCCTAATTGTTTTGTCCTATTTTATTTTTCGGacattaatatttttactcaaatcctcCCGAATTTCTGACGAGCCTTTAGGCCTGGACAAATAATCTGATCTATGAATAGATCTAGTTACAAgtcattaaaatattttcttatatataaggtaagttatataattataattatgttttaattttttacattttataaaccAATAATAtcgtaattataataaaatttgtatgataaactttgaatatttaatttttccatttaaactgaaacaatatttaatttttgcataaaattttaataaatatatttattatataattgttttcATTATATCGTGAATTTGCCTTAATATagtatttattaaataatttagaaaataaaatttgaatatataaaaaagtcACCATAATATTAATCCGAGTATTTCTTAGAAAAACATGGTTCTGTAAAAAGTGGACCATAAGCTATGGTTGAATAAGTAACGAATTcagtattatttaaaaaaatttcctgcTGAGATTGTGTATACATAAAAAGTTGGAAGAGCTTACCAAGTCGGTTAGTCCAATTCCAggtaatttcaaatttaatccaAAGTTAAATACACTATCTAATATTAAATTATCTCaaatgaaaaataacaaaaatcacagtttttttatttaatcaaattttaatagtttttctAATGAgttaactttttaaattaaattaaatttaattttttaatatatgtcaaat
The sequence above is drawn from the Gossypium hirsutum isolate 1008001.06 chromosome A05, Gossypium_hirsutum_v2.1, whole genome shotgun sequence genome and encodes:
- the LOC107959331 gene encoding non-structural maintenance of chromosomes element 4 homolog A isoform X1 yields the protein MRRNVKKEKQTDKGDAAAEPVRAKVAGVARDESADVESNQPNQEEDVADRRVLRSKYLAVMTKINDARDEISNVDSNKFNIIINEVDNLHQQVSKPREQVADAEALLDLANTLATSVKSISCEGISLADFVNCLIREFGKSTRSLETQENEQISIDWKEIGVAVSPFFRTCKGICTMLGPMSNELKQRKPMVTRKRAVRPTDTTRPDEVDETGAEEKTDTDRNMAVMFEILRRKRQVKLESLILNRSSFAQTVENLFALSFLVKDGRAKIVVNGSGSHIVSPKNAPAASSIASGEAAYSHFVFRFDFKDWKVMMNAVPVGDELMPHREDSHPTLSQAEPAANSSGASTTTPIRKLSRNRGLILQESIVDDSPEPDDANKGPGIRRCRRKLN
- the LOC107959331 gene encoding non-structural maintenance of chromosomes element 4 homolog A isoform X2, with amino-acid sequence MRRNVKKEKQTDKGDAAAEPVRAKVAGVARDESADVESNQPNQEEDVADRRVLRSKYLAVMTKINDARDEISNVDSNKFNIIINEVDNLHQQVSKPREQVADAEALLDLANTLATSVKSISCEGISLADFVNCLIREFGKSTRSLETQENEQISIDWKEIGVAVSPFFRTCKGICTMLGPMSNELKQRKPMVTRKRAVRPTDTTRPDEVDETGAEEKTDTDRNMAVMFEILRRKRQVKLESLILNRSSFAQTVENLFALSFLVKDGRAKIVVNGSGSHIVSPKNAPAASSIASGEAAYSHFVFRFDFKDWKLLMNVVPVGEELMPHREGNDECGSSWGRVDASQGRFTPDFVPGGTSS
- the LOC107959330 gene encoding uncharacterized protein, which encodes MSNYTVERIKVVTPDKVELMPKVFKPNEEIKDNLVVVLVHPYSILGGRQALLKGIASGLAENGHRAVTFDMRGVGESTGRASLTGFAEVKDVIAVCNWVSEHLDSHRILLVGSSAGAPIAGSAVDQIGQVVGYVSLGYPFGMMASILFGRHHKAILQSSKPKLFVMGTRDGFTSVKQLNKKLSSAAGRNEIYLMEGVSHFEMEGPAYDAEMVKLILKFISSL